ATGTTCATAGAGCCAATGAAGACTCCATGCTGTCAGAAGACCTTTTGTAATGATTGCATAACTAATGCTCTCATCGAAAGCGACTTCGTCTGCCCTGCTTGCCAGTCAGAAGGCGTATTGATTGATGACCTTCAGCCAGATGAAGAATCTTCTAAGAAGATTCAAGAGTATTTGAAGGACAAGGAAACGGCCAAGACCCCCCCTCCCCCGTCGCCCAAGACTTTGGCAGATGCCAAGTCAGATGGcgagaagcaggagaagtCAACAGAAGAGACTATCGACAATATGGAGCAAAAGCCTGAGAATGAATCAAGTGACAAGACTAAGGACTCGCCCGTCAATGAAAAGTCAAAGTCGCCGGTGTCTCAAACTGCAACTGTCAACTCACCTCCCGCGGGTCCTAAGAACCTTGTATCCGCGTCTCAAGATACGAACAAACAACTAGATAATCTCAAACCGGCAGATACCAGCTCCAAGAAACGGCCCGCAGATGATATTCTTGACAACCCAAGGATTCCCAAGGGTCCTAAGGCCATGCAGAACCAGCAGAACCAACAGAATATGGTGAACGGCATGGGCATGAATGGGATGGGCATGAACATGGGCATGAATAATATGATGTTCAACGGAATGCCCATGATGCCCAACATGATGGGCATGCCAAACATGGGTAATATGAATATGGGCATGCCAAATATGAATATGATGGGAATGCCTAACATGATGGGAATGCCCGGGTTCCCTGGCATGAATGGCGGATTCGGTGGCATGCCTGGTTGGGACATGGGCATGAACGGAATGAATGGCATGAATGGCATGAACGGCATGGGTAACATGAATGGAGGAATGAACGGCTTTCAGAACGGCAACTTTGGGCAGGGTGCTGGCGCGGACGAAGACGCCTACTTTCGTAAGCCAGTTAACCCTCATCGACACCAGAACAAACAGCGAAGAGTGCGACCAAGCGACTACCGAGAGCTCTGAACATCGATTCGACTATCATTCCTTCTTCTAGCGATTGCTTCTCCTTTGTTTGTCTCATTTATCACAATACTGGTCGCCACTAAAGCTACATCGTATAAGTGTGGCCACATACTTTTTCAGGCTGTCGCATTTTGGATTGGGACTCTAGGCTCATCATGATTTGCTTGATTTTTCAGCATACTTACCGTCAGGCTGAACTGACCGGCGTTGGGGTATGGCCTCCGGGGATTCTTTATGACAGGTTTTCATGTCTACGTAGGTACGGCCAAGGGTTGGGGAAACGGTGCATTACTTAACAAGACCTTGAATCAAGTCGAGGTCAAACAATGAATAAACAAACAAATGGACGATAACTCAGAATCGTTGGGTACTTCTTTTTTGTGATTGAATGTGTTTGCATCTCAATTCTAGCGTGTATTATCGTAAGCCATCAATCAATTATTTCACAACTCCGCGCCACCGGTGCTCTTTTATATGTGACACTATCTAATATCCGTTCTCTCGTATTCCATATCACGGTCTATGTCTCGCTCTTAATACCAGCCTTACTCAGGAGGAACATAGGGCGTAACAAGCATTTCGCTaaacttctcaagcttctcctttcctcgtacctcctcaacaaggaGAGGCATCTTGACGACATTGAAGTCCTCAGCATATAGTTCTTCATACTGGTCAAGATACTTGCGCTGCATCTTGCGACGGGCGTTGCACTGATCGCAATCGCTAGCCTTCTTGGGGAAGAGCAGCTGGTTGACAACGATGGAGTGGGTATCGATACCATAACCAGCAAGCTCCTGAATCATACGCTCCGTCTCGTAGAGACTCAGAAACTCTGCAATGCACACACAAACAAATGTGGTGAGTTCGGCGTCCTGGAACTGAGTGTTGACCTCGCCGATGGTCTCTCGCAAGGATTCAAGTTTCTGAATCATGTCATTGAGGTTCTGTCCGTTGGGTAGCTGGCCTCCAGAGCCAAGGAATCCGTTGAGGAGAGGACCATACTGTGACGACAGCTGAGAAACCTTTGCGAGAGCCTTCTCGAGAACGGTGGGAAACTGAAGGAAGCGCAGGGTGTGGCCTGTCGGGGCTGTGTCGAAGACGATGGTCTCGTATGAGAGGGATTTGACTTGTTTGAGGACTTCGGCAAAGGACATAGCCTCGTCGATACCAGGGATCTAAGAATGTCAGCTCGACAACGGGACAAACATTCCGCTTCAACCTACTGCGAATGCCAGATCCTGCATCATGCCTCCCAGAGGGCCACCAGCCGCAGCGTTGACATCATCGGCCTCGCCCTGGCCTGCTAACATATCCTGAATGCTACCATTCGGGTCGATCTCCATCGCACTCAGGTTTTCAAACCCATTGACAAGGCGGGCCTCTTTGCCAAACTTCTGAGAAAAAGCATCTGAAAGGTTGTGGGCGGGATCGgtcgagatgagaagaacagagcGTCGGACCTTGGCAAGCTGAATCGCGAGGGAGCAGGAAGTCGTGGTCTTGCCGACACCACCCTTGCCACCGACAAAGATCCAACGAAGGCTTCGCTGGTCCAGGAGAGACTGCAGAGAGGGCTCAAGGGCATCCTCGGCGGAGATGACTGCGGTGGACATTTTGGGCGAACTATGCGATGAGGCTGCAGAGTACAATTTTTAAGTTGGGGTTAAGGAAACAAGCGATAAGGGACCGtttacctaccttacctgCTGGCGGTAGGCTAGAGTAGAGAGATAAATTGTCCAGGGCAGAATCAGGATTTGCGTCCTGTATGTTCTAGAAGGTCTTGGATGGCGGAGTTGGCAATGGTTGTGATTGACCATCGACTTGGAGGGGTAGTAGCAGACATAATCACGAGTCAGTGATCTCGTTTCAGCCAGTTAGTCATGACTCCTTTATTCTGTCAGCATGCGCCACATGACTCCCCAAACTCGCCACAGCGTGTGCAGGGTAGGCAAGGGCAAGGTAGCAACTGTACGGCCTGAAGAAAGTTGACTTGAATGAGCCGTCAGGATATGATACTATATTTGTCGTATAGCACCTGACTGGGACTATATTGCTGCTAGCAAGAGCTGAAGCTCTATTACACGCGACTTGACTAATTGCACAATGTTGTTCCCTCCCAGGGGCCGGCTCCGTCCATGCGATAGGACTTCAAGTACCGGCGAACGGCGTAAAGCGTGCGGAGCCACGCGCAGGGGCTCGTTCCTGAGTCTAATCCTTTTGTAATTCACAGTAATATCATTGCTATCAGTTATATAGCTCCTATGAATTGCTTATCTGCAGAACCATGGCTCAAACTTTATAACTGGGTCTTGGTTACATACttaggtaccttaggtaggtaaggtaggtaggtactcAAGCACCAGCGGCAGTAATCAGGTAGTCCTTCAGCTGAAGTCGCTGATTCTCTGCAGCAAGTACTTTAGGCTGCGCAGCCGCAAACAACTCTCACTGCCTCACTCACGTCACCTTTTTACTTCGATTCCCCTCCCTTTCCTTCACAATTCTGGCCTTGACCTCTCTTACTTTATAAACACGCAACCCAGTAAGTTCCAGAGGTGTCGACAGAATTCCGATATTCTCATCCTGCCTAACTGAGCTGCTGTCAGCTTGCACCTACCCCACCTTGACGCCAACCTCACCGAATATCTGATCATATAACCTACACCACGGTCAATCACTTTGCACACCAAATTCAACCATCACGATGGCTTCTCCCACCAAAGACCCTATCACGTGTCACGTTCTTGATACGCAGGCTGGTCGCCCTGCTCGTGGCATCCGTGTCCGTCTCGAAGGCCCCATCCCGCCATCGACCAACCCTCACTCTGCTGCCCAACCTCGACCCAACACTTTCGAATCCATGACCGACGACGATGGCCGCGTTACGGCCTGGTTACCATATCTTTCTGAGGATGTTGCTGGAGAGCCTCCTCTTCAGACTCTCGTTGAGGTGCTTGAGGATCGCAAGGGACAGGGTTCGTCGCGATGGACGCTTCGCTTTGATACGGGAGCTTACTTTGGCGAAGAAAATACCTTCTTCCCTGAAGTGACGGTAACATTTCGTGTCGAAGAGGGACAGACGTATCATGTTCCCCTGCTGTTGAGTCCCTATAGTTATACTTCCTACCGTGGAAGTTAAATGGGTGGTAGCAGTCTCCGTATTACACGGAGCGAAATGACCAGAATCAGGGGCTGAATCTCATGAGGAACAATGGATGCCAAAGCGATTTTTAGAATCCTATTCATAAAACACCACTTGCGTAATACGACGAGAGCACAGACGACGACAATGTTACGATCATAGCGataaagctacttattaATTCTTAAAAGAGTGTCCGTGTCGGCTACTTCCttccaagccaagccaaatGGCTATATGATTGACATTGCTGTCTCTGCCCTACCAGAGGGACTTTAATATCCAAGTATTTGCCCTGTTTGCCAGGCGATACTTTTCCTTGCCGATCAAGAAACCGTGATTCAGGTAAACGCCACGCTGTCcacaaaagaaaagaaaagaaagtgATTTTTCAGAAGAAAAGCATCTCGGTGATGCGGTCGTCACAGGTCATCAGGTTCGGCCGTATACGTCGTTGTAGAAATCATGATTGTTCCGATCTGAGCGAGGTGTTGTACCGTTTGTTCGGAAGATTCTAGACAGAACACCTCTAGCTCCTCCGAAACTTGCTCATAAACCCTTTCTTAGAGCGATGGGTTGGTACGTCGGGCGAAGTCGGTGGTGTgtcctcttcgtctctcCTCGTGGTCCTAGACGCGAGACTATCGGTCTCGTCCTTGGAGAGTCGGATGCTTGATGTAGATGGGCGGAAGCTGTTCATAGATGGATTGCCGGCTCTGATACTCTCGTTATCTCCAACATCAGATTGAACCAGGGAGAATACACTGTAGAGAGCTTCCGAAGTGGGGGTAATGCGCCCATGGTTGAGAGTGCGTCGTTTCTTCCTTAGGAAAGATCGCCGAGTTCGCATAAGTGCCCGGTCAGGATCGATATCTTCTTGAGTGAGACAAGCGTTGGGTGAAAGATCCGCATCTGGATGTGGGAGTGTGGTGTTTCGGACTATAAAATGGTTAGAAACAGATGTTCCCTTGCAGTAGTTAGGTACCGACTAAATACTCACCATTGTTAAAGGGCTCCGGGAATCCTGTGTCTCTTGGTTCTCTCGATTCCCTTCGAGGCTTGGCGGTACTCGTAATAGTGATAGTGTCCGCCATTGTTTCGGTAGATTTGGAGTGTGTAGAATGAGAGGTCACTTGATGGTCGGCCGAGAGTTGAGTATGTGTttatgatgagaagaattaaaaggaaagaaaaaaaatagCGATTTTGCTCAGTCCCTGACTACATCGACTCTTGACTGTGGCTGTATTACCACATGGGGCAAGTTCAGATGGACGTGAGAGAGAGCGTGGGTGTAAGCGGGCGCGATACCGTTTTTGTCTCCCGCCAGAGCAAAGCCTCAGCGGTTGCACGTAACCTTGAGCTTTTCAGAGAAAAAGCACTGAGGAGAAGAGTGCAAAGAAGGAGAATGAGGCAGTTATGTTGGTCTGTCActgaagaaaaaggagattTCACTTTCGCTTCAGTGAAGAGAAGGCCGGAAGATTTTTTGGTCAAATTAAACCAGCGGCAGGGGACGAATTTGGAGTAGTGCAGACAGCGCTGTAAGTCTGTAAGAGCTGGGCTGAAGTTGCTGGGGTAGGAGATTTGGGTAAGGGAGCGATAGTGATAGTGAGCGACGGGCGATGGGCGATGGGGGATCAGACAGGGTTATATTCCGCCCACAGAATGATGAGCTACATGGAGCGATTACGATTagcttcttcgtcttggtCACTGCTTGGCCTACAGCCTCCTCAAGCGCTGAGTTTGATCGGATCTTCGGCGCGTCCAATGTCGAGCTTAATCGTGAGGCTTGGCTCTCGCTATTCGGCACCTCAGCCAAGAGAGACTGTGAACAACCAAGCCCAGCCAAGAAAGCAGCAGTGGTAAAGTGGCCCTTTGCCTGCGCCCCCAGAGAGAGCAAGTCCCAAAAGACAGAAATGACAGGGGTGCGAAGAAGGGCAGAGTGCGTAATTGACAAGGGGTGGAGTGGTTCCAGAGGCAGGTAAAACTCCGACAGACAGACAAGTTCTGTGAACAAAGAAAGGCAAAAAGTGAATGAGTATTACTCACCTTGACTTGTCTTACAACGTCTTGTGTCTCTGATCACTACCAAAGGCGGATTTGATGAGCACCGCCTAAGGAAGCACGAAGGCTAGGCAAACAATGAAACTCGATGGAGCTGAGGATCTGCACAATGGGAATTTGCTAGTCGAACCGTCTCTGTTGGTTGTATCGCAATTTACGCCCGACAACATAAAAGCCGGAGACGCTTTCAGTGGTCCTAGTGACCTGGGGTACAGGCAAGTTTGTATGCGTCAAGTGGCGTTGCTTCTGCTTGAGGCTCGGCCCAGGCGCCTTCGTTAGCGGGGCTTTGTATCCGTAAGTGGTGGGTCGTCGTTCGTCAGCCGAGAATTGGCTGTTCTCGCTTGGCGAGAATGATTTGTTGGGCAAAAAGGGCGACGTGACAGTAAGAAACCACCGACGGGCGACAACGACGAAGACTTTGGTACTTGGTAGACGCTGGCCAGCGGGCAGATGTCTATTATTGGGTCAAGTTCTGCTTATCCTGCGCCTCTAGAGACAAGACACAACGGTCAGATTCTAAAGGAATCGAGTGAGAAACGATGGATAGTGGAGGGATGAGCAACTCAAAGTTCAATTGCCGCTTTGTATCTGGCTGGGTTATTCtgttttatttataagctaTCAATTGCCAGTTGCGCTGCTCCTTGTCAGCGTCACAAGATAGTCTGGTTTGCCCACCTATGTGCCCAACTGTCTCTGATACTGTATCGTTATTCATCAGTTCACTCACTGTTCTGTGCCGACCAAGCGGTTTTCCCTTCCCCCCCTCTCTGTTCTTCCCCCAACAGCCTAGGATATGCCCAGTAGTATCATGAACAGGACCCCAGTCCAGTACACATGACGACAAAACGGACCGTGCAGCTGGACTTCAGCCGGTGTCTCGCAGGCCATAGTGTTAGTGGCTCGCCAAGCAGTTCTGCTGTAGGCCAAGGCTCAAAGGGGCCCGCTCCTCGTCGAGCGTCAAAAGAGTACGGGTTTCCCAATTGTTCAGGTCTTGGATTGGTAGAATCGTAAGAGACGGCAAGACGGCATTCGATTTCGATGGCGGGGTCACCGATAGTCCGCTCACTGACAACGATATGTCTCTTCTTGGCGCAGCACTCACGTGAAGTTTTGGCCAGTCTACCGAAGTCTTGTTGCAatgcatcaacaacaacactgACTACTCCGTACTATATCTGTTGTCGCTATTCCCGGCGCTGGGCTCTGTAATTTCAACATCTAACCCCTCGGCCCCTGATCAATTAGGTCCAGCTCCTAGTA
This DNA window, taken from Fusarium oxysporum f. sp. lycopersici 4287 chromosome 7, whole genome shotgun sequence, encodes the following:
- a CDS encoding ATPase get3, yielding MSTAVISAEDALEPSLQSLLDQRSLRWIFVGGKGGVGKTTTSCSLAIQLAKVRRSVLLISTDPAHNLSDAFSQKFGKEARLVNGFENLSAMEIDPNGSIQDMLAGQGEADDVNAAAGGPLGGMMQDLAFAIPGIDEAMSFAEVLKQVKSLSYETIVFDTAPTGHTLRFLQFPTVLEKALAKVSQLSSQYGPLLNGFLGSGGQLPNGQNLNDMIQKLESLRETIGEVNTQFQDAELTTFVCVCIAEFLSLYETERMIQELAGYGIDTHSIVVNQLLFPKKASDCDQCNARRKMQRKYLDQYEELYAEDFNVVKMPLLVEEVRGKEKLEKFSEMLVTPYVPPE
- a CDS encoding hydroxyisourate hydrolase, with the translated sequence MASPTKDPITCHVLDTQAGRPARGIRVRLEGPIPPSTNPHSAAQPRPNTFESMTDDDGRVTAWLPYLSEDVAGEPPLQTLVEVLEDRKGQENTFFPEVTVTFRVEEGQTYHVPLLLSPYSYTSYRGS
- a CDS encoding hydroxyisourate hydrolase, with product MASPTKDPITCHVLDTQAGRPARGIRVRLEGPIPPSTNPHSAAQPRPNTFESMTDDDGRVTAWLPYLSEDVAGEPPLQTLVEVLEDRKGQGSSRWTLRFDTGAYFGEENTFFPEVTVTFRVEEGQTYHVPLLLSPYSYTSYRGS